The genomic stretch TAACCGCGTTGAAAAGAATTTGGTTCTCAGCAAGATTGGTCATTTCAACATCGATGTCCACATTGTTGCCGTCTAGCCGCATCGTCGTGGAAGTGTCTGTTACCGTCTTCGGTTGCACTTCGGAGAAGGAGCTTGTCCCGATCTGCATATGCCGCTCGTCTGTGCGACGTCCCCCCAACACTTTTCCTTGCAAGACTTGCTGCAGCGTGTGTTCAAATGACACATCACTGCGTTTGAAGTTCGGCGTGTTAATATTCGCTAGGTTGTTTGAAATCACTTTTTGCCGCAAACTTGCTGCATCAAGCGAGCGCTCCAGCAAGGTGATAGCGCTATTGTTGATTAACGACATATAATCACCCTTATAGTTTGATAGTAATATAATTTTCTCCACAATGTTTGGAAATCCTGCACAGTTCGACATCGATTTGAAACTGCCAGTCATCATTTTATAACTCCTGCTAAAATCTTACTAGGGACTTTCGACCTTACTCGACATAATCCTTCTGAATCTTTTTTTGCATTTACAATGATAAATAATTAGGGCGCGAACCTAAGTTCGCGCCCTAATTATTTATCATTTCGACTTCATGTCTTCCAGTAACGGAAGAAGTTTTTCGTTCAAGATCTTAATGTGTGTTCCCTTCATTCCGAGCGAACGCGCTTCTACAACCCCAGCACTTTCTAACTTGCGAAGCGCATTGACGATCACGGAACGGGTTATTCCAACACGGTCAGCGATACGAGATGCGACGAGCAATCCTTCACGGCCGTTCAACTCGGCAAAGATGTGATCGACCGCTTCCAACTCCGAAAATGAGAGCGAACCGACCGCCATCTGCACGACGGAGCGGTCACGGCCTTCCTGCACCTTCTTCTGCGAAGAGGCGCGAACCATCTCCAGACCGATCAGCGAAGCGCTGTATTCGGCGAGAATGATGTCCTCTTCGGTCAACGCAGAGTTTTGCTTTGTGAGAAGAAGCGTGCCGATCCGCTCGCCGGTGCCACGGATCGGTACGATCGACACATATGTCATATCCCCTGCCGTCGCACTGCAAAACGGGGTGTCCTCCTGTAAATTGGTGCGTGTGAGATCACTGCTGAGGAGTTTTGCTGCAAAGTCATTCGGCAGGCACGTGGTACCTTGTGCATCTTTCGGGAGTTGCGAGACATCCACCATCTCCGAAAATGCGCGACCGAGCATTCGACCTATGTCATCTACCAAAAAGACGTTGGCGAAAATAAGGTCGCGCAGACTTGCCGTCATTTCTTCGTAACTCACCCGCATGCCGTCAGCACGTTGCAACAATTGATTCATGACCCGCGTTTTGCTTAGTAGTTCCATAACAACCTGGTACCCTCCTGAGATATGCCTACAGGATGTATTGGCTGAGATCCTTGTTCTTCACGATGCCTTCCAGTTTATCTGAGACATAAGCTGGCGTGATGACCACTTTGTCAAGCAGCACGTCAGACGCTTCAAAGGAGAGGTCTTCGAGCACTTTTTCCAGCAAGGTGTGCAGGCGTCGCGCTCCGATGTTGTCCGTCTCCACATTGACGGTAGTGGCCAATTCGGCCAATTTGCCAATCGCATCTTCTGTAAACTCGACTTTGA from Tumebacillus algifaecis encodes the following:
- the flgB gene encoding flagellar basal body rod protein FlgB, with the protein product MMTGSFKSMSNCAGFPNIVEKIILLSNYKGDYMSLINNSAITLLERSLDAASLRQKVISNNLANINTPNFKRSDVSFEHTLQQVLQGKVLGGRRTDERHMQIGTSSFSEVQPKTVTDTSTTMRLDGNNVDIDVEMTNLAENQILFNAVTQRINGKFATLKYAISEGKR
- the codY gene encoding GTP-sensing pleiotropic transcriptional regulator CodY; the encoded protein is MELLSKTRVMNQLLQRADGMRVSYEEMTASLRDLIFANVFLVDDIGRMLGRAFSEMVDVSQLPKDAQGTTCLPNDFAAKLLSSDLTRTNLQEDTPFCSATAGDMTYVSIVPIRGTGERIGTLLLTKQNSALTEEDIILAEYSASLIGLEMVRASSQKKVQEGRDRSVVQMAVGSLSFSELEAVDHIFAELNGREGLLVASRIADRVGITRSVIVNALRKLESAGVVEARSLGMKGTHIKILNEKLLPLLEDMKSK